DNA sequence from the Methanolobus psychrophilus R15 genome:
CGTCAGGTTATCATACTGCTTGGTTATTCTCTCTGTGTGGATTGCGGCGTCGCTCATTCTTACCTCTGAAATAATGGCTTACCGTTCAAATATACTTATGTATTCGGCGCTGGGCGAAAATGTTATATTCAAAAACCCCCTCTATGGGTTGCAATTTGCGCCGATGGTCTAGCGGCTATGACTGGGGCCTTCCAAGCCCTAAACCCGGGTTCGAATCCCGGTTGGCGCATTTATCCATTCTTCTTTTCACTACTAAATTTTAATGCAGTCTTTGATATGGTTTTTCACTTAAAAATGCTCCCGCGTTTAGTCATACCTATGTATGGTTGGCATTGAAGCTCATGAAATGTAGCGGGGGCCGCCACCCCCACTACAGCCGCGCCCCGATAGGACGAGGTCAACAGGACAGGGGGTGTGGAGGGCTTGGGGTACGAATGCGCGAGGGCACAATCAGGCCATGTCCTGCGGACATGACCGGGTTAACATCAATACAGGCTGCAAACAAAGTCAGGCCACTTAACTTAAGCGCAATCCTGCAGGCCGGTTTAGATGAGATCCTGAAAAAAGAAGGGTATTAATTCACTCATGACGAGCGCGGAATAGAAACGATTAAATAATGTTAAATAGGTTTATTAAACATTAATTAATAGGAGTGAAACCAATGGTATTAAAGACGTTTAATGTGGATGAAGAGACATATAATGAATTCTCTGCCATGTGCAAATCCCATGGAATGAGTATGAGCAAACAGATACAGATGTTCATGGAGAGTATAATATCCCAGGAACCAAAAGCAAAGCAGAAATATCTAGAAAAACTCGACGAAATCAGAAAAGGAAAATTTGTCAATGTGAATGATTTTTCTGAAAGGTATGGGTAAAAACAATGGAGTATGGTGTTGTTGTATCGGAAATTGCCGATAAAAAGTTTATAAAACTTGCTAAAAAGAATCCTAAACAGATGAGCATCATCGGCAAAAAGATTCAACAGGTCCTCCAGAACCCATATCATTTTAAGCCGTTACGTGGCGATTTGCACGGCGCAAGAAGAGTGCATATTGACTCTTCATTTGTACTGATCTATGAAATAGATGAGGATAACAAAGCAATCAGAATACTTGACTATGATCACCACGACGTGATTTATTGACTGAATATTCTCTGGGAAACCATCACAAATCCGGGAACAATCCCCCCTTAACAAAGTGCTCGTTACCTCTGGCCTTATTCATATTCAGAAAATCCCGGATAATCATATTCACTCAGGCATTGATCAGCCGTGATATCCTTGAAATCTGGGGCTGCTTTGAGAGCATGTACATCAAAGCAGGCAGGCCGGAGCCTGATATGTGGTGGAGAAGGTTTTTTGTTCCATTATTTATTAGGGGATTCCTTTCCAGCAAGTCGCTTCCCAGAAAGCGGAGAAGCCTGTCGAATGGTCTCATGCCTGTAGTAAAGCCGACTTCCTCTCTGATATCTTTTCCCATGCTGAAGGCAAGTTCTATCCAGGAGTCCAGTTCTCCTGTAATGTGCTTCAATACGGGCTGGTCTATCACCATACAGGAACGGCCTTTAGTGATGTTGGAAAAATAGTCGTGGAATGTATCGCCTTTGGCAAGGGTATATGCCTTGCCTATGCTTCCTGTATGGCTGTCAGTTGTAACAGCAATTCCTTTTCCGTACTTTTGTGCAAGCGCCATCGTTAACAGGTTCTTCTGATCCAGGCTCTGCATATTGTATTCGATGACAGGGAAATTCCTGACAAGTTCAGGTATTGCAGGGACATTGGGTATATCGCCTCTCAGAAACCAGAAAGGATGATTGTAAATGTATGGCAGGTCATTGCTTTTGAAATAATCTATAAGGCTGTAAATATCATTTTTCTGATTCGCCATGGCCTGGAATTCTGAATATTGCCCCCTTTCGAATCCAAAGACGTTAATATGCACAGTGTGTCCCACGTTCAGCGGATCGGTGACGGACAGTTCCACTCCCGGTATGAGGTTTTCCCGTTCCCACCCCATGATATCATGGGCTTTAACAGTATCATGGTCCGTGAAGGTTATAAAATCAAGGCCTCGGGCTCTTCCTTTTTGCAGGAGTTTTTCAGGATGCATAGATTCCGCAGACAGGACATCGTATGAGCAGCATGTATGGACATGAAGGTCTGCTTTATGCCATCCATTTTCCACAAGTTCAGCAACCTTATCGGAAGAAATTATTTCTTGTTTACTGGAATCTTTTCCATGTGGCAAGATCATCACACTTGTTAAGTTGTCACCAGGATATCATGGCATAATAATCAATAGTACACTTATCAATATAACAAGGGCGAAGTAAATACTTTGTGTACTTAACTTATAGTTATCAAATGAAATATATAAAAATAGCATGTGATATAATCCGGAATTATCGGATTCAAAAGCCCCACACGTTTAAGTTTCTCATTATCTTCGGAGCACCCTCCACCAGATACCCTGTCATTTAAGAGGGTGATCTCAGGCGTTGACCATCCTTTCTATCCTGGTTACCTGTGACTTTTTGGAAATCATGTGCAGGAATACGGGTAAACGGGAGCCTGCTACCTGTCTTGCCAGACTTGCTGTTGCTTTATTCAGTTTGTTGCTCCTGTCCGGCATGTCTCTTGCCAGAGCGCTCATCACCCTGTCGAAAGCACCAATTCCGGTGGAAAAACCAGTTTCCTCCCATATCCCTTTATCGATGCTGAACAACAGTTCGATAAGGCCTCCCAATTCTGCAGCAAAGTGTTTCCAAGCGGGCTCCTCCATGACCAGATAGGAACGCCCTTTGCTGATATTGGAAAAGTATTCGTGGAAAGTATCGCCCTGTGCGAGTGTATATACCTTTCCTATATTCCCGGTATGGCTGTCGGTGTTAATTGCCATTCCCTTGTTATATCGCTGTGCGAGGACCATGGAGAAGAAATTCTTCTGCCGAAGGTCCTGAGCATTGTACTCCACCACAGGAAAATGCTTAACGAGCTCGGGCACTGCAAGTATATTTGGCTTTTCACCAAACTTGAACCAGAAGGGGTGGTTATAGATATAAGGCAGGTCATTACTTTTAAGATAGTCAATGACGCTGTAAATGTTCTTCTCCTTCCTTGCCAGAAGCTCTATCTCCTGATATTGCTCCCTGTCAAATGCAAAGGCGTTCATATGCACTGTGTGTCCTACGTTTTCGATGTCCTTTATGGATATCTCTACGCCCGGGGTCAGGTCCTCCCTGTTCCATCCCAGCATATCGTATGCCTTTATAGTATCATGGTCTGTGAACGTGACATAGTCAAGTCCCATACTTTTCGCTTTCTCAAAAAGGCGGGCGGGGTGGGTCTGCCAGGCAGGAGGGACATCGTGCGAGCAGCATGTATGTACATGCATGTCAGCTTTGCACCATCCGTCCTCCATAAGTTCGGCTGCCTTTTCTGAAGAAATAATCTTATCTTTTATTTCGGAGGTCTGAAACAATTTATCACAGCGCGGTTTGTGGGTGGTGGTATTATAGAGTACAATCTTTGAAACGGGATGATATATAACTATATTTATTAATTACGTATTTTAAGTACTAAATATATATCTGCGCATGCAGCTATTTACTATTTATTTTTATGTTATTAATGAAATAATATCTGATCGTCATCTATCCCTGTCTGTTCGATTTTCATAGTTTGATCAGCTGTAATTATTCCTGTGTTTTGTTCCTGGTCTTTTTTTGCTAAAACCTTTAACTTCGCAGCTCTATTATCTCTTATGGAGAGATCAGGGGTCTTTTTGGAATGCTGGTTGCAGTTGTCATGTCCGGGGTGTGTCAGAATGCAGAAGCAGGTAACTAATGAGGTTGAATGATGGCGGATATCAACAGATCTATCTTCGTTTTCAGAAGGGACCTGCGCATTGACGACAATCTGGGTCTCAGGGCAGCCGTGGAGTCTTCAGATGAAGTAATCCCTTGCTTCATATTCGACCCAAGGCTCGCAAGCTCTAAAAGGCTTGGTTTCAATCCCAACGCCTTCCAGTTCCTGCTTGAGTCGCTGGAAGATCTTCAGAGGCAGTTCAAGGCAAAAGGCGGCAGACTGTATCTCTTCTCCGGGATAGCCGAGGATATTATCGGTCAGCTTGCGGGTAAGCTAGGTGCGGATGCAGTCTTTGTCAATGAGGATTATACTCCTTTCAGCAGGCGACGGGATGAGGCAACAAGGAATACATGTAAAGGCCTGGATGTTAAGTTCACACAAGTCCATGACTGTCTTCTCAATGAGCAGGGAACGGTTCTCACCCAGCAAGGACGGCCCTACGTTGTTTTCTCCCAGTTCTTTCGTGCTGGCTCAAAAAGGAATATTTCCATACCTTCGATGCTCGCAGAAGGCAAGTTCTATACCGGTGAACCGGGCATTGAAGAAACACCGGCTTCTGAAAAGCTGCTGCCGCTGAAGAACGAAAAGCTGTTCTCCCGCGGCGGGAGGACACAGGCCCTTCAGGTACTGGAAGACCTGTCGCGATTTGAGAACTATGCCGCAGAGCATGACTATCCTTCGCTTCAGGGCACAACAGGGCTTTCAGCGCATAACAAACTTGGGACCATATCCATAAGAGAGTTTTACCATTATGTTCGAAATGAACTGGGGGAAGACCACCCTCTGATCAGGCAGTTATACTGGCGTGACTTCTTCACTCATATCGCACATCACTTTCCTTCTGTGTTTGGGCAATCTTTCAAGGAAAAGTTCCGGAACATCCAGTGGGGTTACAACAATTCCTTTTTCCATGCATGGTGTTCGGGAAGCACCGGCTTTCCTATAGTTGACGCAGGCATGAGGCAGTTGAATGCGACTGGATTCATGCACAACAGGGTGAGGATGATAGTGGCATCTTTCCTTGTAAAGGACCTGCATATCGACTGGTATCTGGGGGAGAGATATTTCGCAAGCAAACTCGTGGACTATGACCCGTGTGTAAATAATGGTAATTGGCAGTGGTCAGCTTCTACTGGTGCGGATTCACAGCCGTATTTCCGAATCTTCAATCCCTGGCTTCAGCAGAGAAAGTATGATCCTGACTGTGAGTATATCCGGAAATGGGTGCCGGAGCTCAGAGAAATGGATGCTGCCGGGATACACGGTCTTGAAAGGAGCAAGCCTCCGGTTTCTACCGGATATCCGTCTGCAATAGTTGACCATAAAGAAGAAAGGGACAGAACATTGGCAGTGTTTGGCTCTCTGTAATTTCTCAAGACTGCATTCTTATTGAGAAGATATATTTATTGTCAGTTCTATTGTCAGAGGTCAAGCTGATTGGAGCAGGCTTAAATAGTCACCTTGACTAATCAGAGACTTTCACTTAAGATGCCGGGGAAATAAATGGTAAGCGATGAAGAAATGCTGTCGGATAGTGTGTGGAGTCTCTTTCGCAGGTTCACTTTCCCTGCCATGGCCGGTATATTAGTGGCCGGTATCCAGACCATTATTGACGGTGTTTTCATCGGTAACGGCGTGGGAAGCGATGGACTTGCCGGAGTGACACTTGCCTTCCCCTTTGTGATGTTCATTGTAGCTGCCGGCATAATGATCGGCATGGGGTCCGCCAGCCTTGTGGCTCTTGAGCTGGGCAGGTCGCACCGGGACCGAGCCAGGGTGATAATGTCCAATGTCTTTCCTCTTGTGTTTGCAGCAGGCCTGGTTATCACGGCGATGGGCCTGTTTCTGGGACCATCGCTGATTGGCATGTTCGATACTAGCGATACTGTAAGGTCAATGTCGGAAGACTACATGAATGTGATATTCATTGGATCGGTATTCATCCTTCTTGCCCTGACCCTTGACCCGCTTGTAAGGAACGACGGATATCCTTTGCTGGCAATGAGGGCCATGATCCTTGCTGTACTGATCAACATAGTGCTGGACTACGTTTTCGTCATAAGGCTGGACATGCAGCTCTTCGGGGCGGCCCTTGCTACAGTTCTTGCCTTTGGGTTGAGTGCAAGCATCCTTTCAATGCACTTTTTCAGCCAGAAGACCGGCCTTCGGGTGAGCTTTGGCACAATGAGATTCCATCCCCGTGAAGTGCTGAGAATAGTTGAGAGCGGCCTTCCGTCATTTGCGATGCAGCTCTCCGTGGCTGTGCTGTTCCTGGCTCACAATTTCGTACTGTTGCAGTACGGAGACGAAGGGGTCATTTCTGCATACGGGATAATCGGCTATTCTTTTGCTATATTCTATATGATGTTTGAGGGTGTTGCTGTAGGTGTGCAGCCAATAGTGGGCTTCAATTATGGTGCAGGCCGGTACGACCGTGTGCGTGAGACCCTGAAGCTTGCCATGGCTGCATGCGTGGCCATCGGAAGCATCGGTGTCATTATCGTCTATCTGGTACCGGAAATGGTGGTCGGTATATTTAATCCGGATACGGAGGAGATCCTTGAAACGACTGTAATCGGCATGAAGATCATAGTGGCATCGTTGCTCGTTCAGGGTATCGTGGTGGTGAACGCCACTTACTACCAGTCCATAAACCGTGTCGGATATGCCCTGTTCATTCACCTGGGCAAGATATTCGTGTTCATGCTTCCCCTGCTGCTGGCACTGCCAATGTTCTTCGGTCTGCATGGCGTGTGGTTCGCAACTCCCGTAGCCGATTACCTGATGTTTGCGGTAGTGATGGTCATGCTCTACGAGGAATTGAAGGTGCTAAAAGGAGAAAAGCGCAGGAATCCCTGATACCGCAGGCCTGCACCTGCAACTAAAAGCAGCTATCTATTTAAGCAAGCCTCCGCAATATTAATATGTAAAGCATCTGTTTACATCATGCTCCTTTTGTGCGGGGGTTGCCCAGCCAGGTCAAAGGCGATGGGCTTAGGACCCATTTTCGTAGGAATTCGTGCGTTCGAATCGCACCCCCCGCATGCGATTTTTGAACATTTGCAACTGAAATTATGGCAACGCTTCTGTAGGGACAACGTGCAAAAATTTATAGAACCTACCTACATTCAATAAAAAGGCAAAAAGGGATGCTAATTAAATTTCAGTTATAAGACTTGACTTTTTTAAATAATGTTCGCAGATTTCTTTTGCCCATTCAAGTGCTTCAGGAGTGGAACATAGAAGATGCCTGTTATCATAATTTTCGTTGCTATCCAGTAGACTCATCATGAGTTGATAATCATTGTAAGCAAAGGACATAAAATTCATTTTTTCAGGATAAACATAAATATGGATTAACTTGTTTCTAAAAACAGTTTCTGAATGTATGTTCGAATGCATTAACAATTTGTCATGTAATTCTTTTGAAATAATGATGTTCATAGTTACATTATTGTCTATCAATTCAGAGAATATTTCAGGAAAGTTGGGATAGAGAAAAGCAGTAATTATAAATGTAGAATTAGACCTCTTAGACGTTTCTTGGAATTCTCTATTGATTTCGTACATTTCGGTAATAGGAGGAGTTATGGATTTACAGTGTCCTAATTCATTTATTCTTTCCAGAAGATGAGGCGGGATGAAATCAATATTATGTGTTCCCCAGTAATCAATATTAGCGTCCAGGACTTCAATAGTCTCTAAAAAAGGAGCCATCTTATCGACTAGAAGTTTTCCGATGATGGTTAATTGATAAGTGTCTTTATGTTGATCAACAAGATAATGATCCTCCAGTGTTCTTATCTGAGGAAGCAAAGCCTGCCTTGTTGTATTAAGGGATGTAAGGAGATATTCCATTTCCAGTGGGCCATCCTGTAGCAACTGTAGGACGCTTTTCCTCTTCCCGGATGCAAATATCACATCAAGCAATGCTTTTGTCATCTCTGTCACACTCTATCAAAGTGATTATAATTCCGAAGAGTATTACTTTAAATAAAGAAGTTATTGCTATTTATAGTAAATTAAATATACTTCTTGCAATTTATATGATGTTTTAACAGAGTGAATCTCGCAGATTCATAATGATTTAATATCGTGTCAATTTCAACAGCTTTTGTGAGATATCAAATACAGTTACTCCACTTATTGCAACCCATAAAGGAAAAGTTGCAGCAATGGCAGTCAGTCCTTCAGGTACTGCCAGCAATCCTGCAATAAGAGCAACAATGGAGGTAGCAACAATCCTTTTGTCTGATAACCGGTCTCCTCTGTCTGATACGGAATGGGATTTTCCGGCCAGCACTATCCTGAAAATGAAAAAAAGGGCCAAAAGCGACAAGGCAATGATATAATATCCGGATATAGGGCCAATCTCAATACTCCTCCTGTAAAAACCAAAAAG
Encoded proteins:
- a CDS encoding addiction module antitoxin, yielding MEYGVVVSEIADKKFIKLAKKNPKQMSIIGKKIQQVLQNPYHFKPLRGDLHGARRVHIDSSFVLIYEIDEDNKAIRILDYDHHDVIY
- a CDS encoding deoxyribodipyrimidine photo-lyase type I yields the protein MMADINRSIFVFRRDLRIDDNLGLRAAVESSDEVIPCFIFDPRLASSKRLGFNPNAFQFLLESLEDLQRQFKAKGGRLYLFSGIAEDIIGQLAGKLGADAVFVNEDYTPFSRRRDEATRNTCKGLDVKFTQVHDCLLNEQGTVLTQQGRPYVVFSQFFRAGSKRNISIPSMLAEGKFYTGEPGIEETPASEKLLPLKNEKLFSRGGRTQALQVLEDLSRFENYAAEHDYPSLQGTTGLSAHNKLGTISIREFYHYVRNELGEDHPLIRQLYWRDFFTHIAHHFPSVFGQSFKEKFRNIQWGYNNSFFHAWCSGSTGFPIVDAGMRQLNATGFMHNRVRMIVASFLVKDLHIDWYLGERYFASKLVDYDPCVNNGNWQWSASTGADSQPYFRIFNPWLQQRKYDPDCEYIRKWVPELREMDAAGIHGLERSKPPVSTGYPSAIVDHKEERDRTLAVFGSL